The following coding sequences are from one Clostridia bacterium window:
- a CDS encoding enoyl-CoA hydratase/isomerase family protein produces the protein MHFQTIKVDIKEGLGIITLNRPEVLNALNNQVFQELAEAATSLGAREEVRVVLITGGPKVFAAGADIKQMVETGAVEMAMADKPSHRALAIIENLPKPVIAVMAGYALGGGLELALAADIRIAADNAQLGLPEIKLGIIPGAGGTQRLPRLIGAGLAKELIFTGDFLSAEEAWRIGLVNKVVPLEELFTEAEKLAKRIAERGAIALRMAKAAINEGLRMDLEAGLRYEHQCFSLLFATEDQKEGMRAFVEKRKPQFRGR, from the coding sequence ATGCATTTTCAGACCATTAAAGTGGATATCAAGGAAGGGCTCGGCATCATTACCTTAAACCGCCCTGAAGTGCTCAACGCCCTGAACAACCAGGTCTTTCAAGAGCTGGCGGAGGCGGCAACAAGTCTGGGAGCCCGGGAGGAAGTACGGGTGGTGCTGATCACCGGCGGCCCGAAGGTTTTTGCTGCCGGGGCCGATATCAAGCAAATGGTGGAAACCGGGGCCGTGGAGATGGCCATGGCGGATAAGCCTTCCCACCGGGCCTTGGCCATCATTGAAAACCTGCCCAAGCCGGTGATTGCCGTCATGGCCGGGTATGCCCTCGGTGGCGGGCTGGAGCTTGCCCTGGCGGCGGATATCCGGATCGCGGCGGATAACGCCCAGTTGGGGTTGCCGGAAATCAAACTGGGCATTATTCCCGGAGCGGGAGGCACCCAGCGGCTGCCCCGTTTAATCGGAGCCGGATTAGCGAAGGAGTTGATCTTCACCGGGGATTTCCTCAGCGCTGAGGAAGCCTGGCGCATCGGGCTGGTGAACAAAGTGGTGCCCCTGGAAGAACTCTTCACGGAAGCGGAGAAGCTGGCGAAGCGCATCGCCGAGCGGGGAGCCATTGCCCTGCGGATGGCCAAGGCCGCCATCAATGAAGGCCTGCGCATGGATTTGGAGGCCGGTCTCCGGTACGAGCACCAGTGTTTCAGCCTGCTTTTTGCTACGGAAGATCAGAAAGAAGGCATGAGAGCTTTCGTGGAAAAGAGGAAGCCCCAGTTCAGGGGCCGGTAG
- a CDS encoding nitric-oxide reductase produces MGIVLTWLLRRWRRKKRHPVPQLSQVPRYETAKAGYPFCLLAVLLFGLQGLVATAGALDVVFPDLPSPISFPNGRAIHLNLSLLWPLLGLMGGVYYFFPGEAGRDLYSEKLARGQFWLTAVVSLAILGTLALGINEGREYFEAWRPLRAGLLVTIALMFYNLLRTYLGPGVPKLRPTLISILLGTGSLVPLYFPNLLSYGHQTRDDLVRFWVVHLWEEMSLELAGTGVIAALLLTMTRVRRETLAAVIYLELALVVMTGIFSTGHHYYWIGLPSYWLTIGLVFSGGQLIPILLLVISTVKTLAVSGFRELPTNGRLALAFLGASAFYHVTGAGCMGFVLAVPGINRWLHGTYLTSAHSHLALAGVFGLLSLSLCLYIMLQGQQVSKREQQGLWLSFLLVNGGLLVMGGGLAAAGALQVYLHRVAGLEFGTVAGLIRPYLLVRALGGIIYAAGSTWLTWLVLRVAWRRVI; encoded by the coding sequence GTGGGTATTGTGTTGACCTGGCTGCTCCGCAGGTGGCGGCGGAAAAAACGGCATCCCGTACCGCAATTATCCCAGGTGCCCCGGTATGAGACGGCTAAAGCCGGGTATCCTTTTTGCTTACTGGCTGTCCTGCTGTTCGGGTTGCAGGGGTTGGTGGCCACCGCCGGGGCCTTGGATGTGGTATTTCCTGACCTGCCCAGCCCCATCTCCTTTCCCAACGGGAGAGCAATCCACTTGAATCTAAGCCTGCTCTGGCCTTTACTGGGATTGATGGGAGGTGTCTATTACTTTTTCCCGGGGGAAGCCGGGCGGGATTTGTACAGCGAAAAGCTGGCCCGGGGCCAGTTCTGGCTGACGGCGGTGGTTTCCCTGGCTATTTTAGGCACGCTGGCCTTGGGGATTAATGAAGGCAGGGAGTATTTTGAAGCCTGGCGCCCTTTGAGAGCCGGTCTGCTGGTGACCATTGCCCTTATGTTTTACAATCTCCTGCGCACTTACCTGGGCCCCGGGGTGCCGAAATTACGTCCTACCTTGATCAGCATTTTGCTGGGCACCGGCTCTTTAGTTCCCCTTTATTTCCCGAATTTATTATCATATGGACACCAAACCCGGGATGACTTGGTGCGTTTTTGGGTGGTGCATTTATGGGAGGAAATGAGCTTGGAATTGGCCGGCACCGGCGTCATCGCGGCTTTATTGTTAACCATGACCCGGGTGCGGCGGGAAACCCTGGCGGCCGTTATTTACCTGGAGCTGGCTCTGGTAGTCATGACCGGTATCTTCAGCACCGGCCATCATTACTACTGGATCGGCCTGCCCTCCTACTGGCTCACGATTGGGCTGGTGTTCAGCGGGGGCCAACTGATCCCGATCCTTCTCTTAGTCATCTCCACCGTGAAGACCCTGGCGGTGAGCGGCTTCCGGGAGTTACCCACCAATGGACGGCTCGCTTTGGCGTTTTTGGGAGCTAGTGCCTTTTATCATGTCACCGGCGCCGGGTGCATGGGGTTTGTGCTGGCGGTGCCGGGTATCAATCGCTGGCTTCATGGCACTTATCTCACCTCGGCCCATTCCCACCTGGCCCTAGCGGGGGTGTTCGGCTTGCTGTCCCTGAGCCTTTGCCTTTACATCATGCTGCAAGGTCAGCAGGTGAGCAAAAGAGAACAGCAAGGCCTGTGGCTGTCGTTTTTGCTGGTCAACGGTGGGCTGTTGGTGATGGGAGGAGGCTTGGCAGCCGCCGGAGCTTTACAGGTATACCTGCACCGGGTGGCCGGGTTAGAGTTCGGCACCGTCGCCGGTCTGATCAGGCCCTATCTCCTGGTCAGGGCCTTGGGCGGGATTATTTACGCTGCAGGCAGCACCTGGCTTACCTGGTTAGTGCTCCGCGTTGCCTGGCGGCGCGTGATCTAG